From the genome of Apostichopus japonicus isolate 1M-3 chromosome 17, ASM3797524v1, whole genome shotgun sequence:
GCATGTAATTTTTACTCTGTGCATGTAagaattatttttcaaaatcgacTCCTAGTGGCAGTGCCCTTGGAACCAGGCTGCAAGGGAGCACCATTAATCAAACAAAATATCCAGAGGAGGAGAGGAACACTCCCCCCAGGATGGCAAATTCACATTCCTGACCCTGGGGGAAATGGGCTATGCAGGGTAGGGCAACAGCTCCGAAAACACTAGCCTGAGGGAAGGGGGTATCCTCCTTGCCTCTGGAATCTGTTATTCATTTTTCTCGAGCTAGAAGTGTCAAACTGAATTTGTTGCGCCGAATGTGTCCAGTGACTAGATAAAATGTGGTTCATAATATATTGCGTTATGCGATGGCATTTCTATGGAATTTCAGACACAATCAGTTGAAATTGTGCTAGCCCAAGTATGTGATTTGCTCTACACATCAGCCGGCAAACACTTTCAGTTGATTTTCGGGCCAACCCGAGATTGCTCTCCAATAACAGTCAGCATGCATGGTGCTGGCTGCAGTCGGTCAGCATAGCTAGAGAACCCTGTTGATGAGTGACCTAGTGTACTTGCAAAAAGGACCTAACAAACGTACCATCGGTGGGAGGTGCGATCTGCCTGGCTGTACATGACGTCTGTCCGGATGGTGGATATAGGGTTTGTGTTGCTGGGGCTGGGATCTACCTGGCTGGAGTCTGCCTGGCTGGAGCTGGGGTCTGCCTGGCTAAGGCCGGGATCTGCCTGGCTGGAGTCTGCCTGACTGGAGCTGGGGTCTGCCTGGCTGGAGTCTGCCTGGCTGGAGCTGGGGTCTGCCTGGCTGGAGCTGGGGTGTGCCTGGCTGGAGCTGGGGTCTGCCTGGCAGGAGCTGGGGTCTGCCTGGCTGGAGCTGGGGTCTGCCTGGCGGGAGCTGGGGTCTGCATGGCTGATGTAGGTGTCAGTCCTAAGTGTGATGCATCAGGCTGCTGTGGTGCTTGTGACACCATCTGGTTGGTTGCTGGTGGGTCGGCATAAGGGTTATCCCCCACGTCACTGTCCTCCGATGATGAGGTGAATATTTTTCGGGCAGTtctgaaaatatataaatgattaGCCATGGATGAAAACCCAATACCAGATGTTGAGTCCTGAGTGTGTTAGCAATGTGTGATATATTGGGGATGTACATTGGGGGAGGAAATAGTGTATAACATATGAGATTAACAAATAAATTGCAGAACAAATGCACATTTCTAATCCTATATTGATATGTGATGTGTTGTACCCACCTAGTGCACATTTATCAATGTAAGAATTGCACCAGAAACCCAGAAGTAGCACATTATGGGAAATGATGAGGGGGCAGTTTTTCGCCATAGCACTGGGACATGAGAATTTATCAGGGACCCTGCCTCCATTCAAAGTCCTGGCTGACAGCGGCTGCAATCACCGTCAGGCATTTTGAACCTATTGGTATCAATTGTCTGAAGTGCTGGTATTCATACCTCAGTATTTTTTCAACTTTGACAGGAACATGGGATTGGTCATACTGGATTTACCTCTCCCCAGCAATGACAGGATTAACCCCAGATATGGATgcctggggaggggggaggatggAATAACACCTAGTTATTAAACACTCCTATCACATAGGGAGCCTGTTCCCCCATGTTAAGACAGGCCATTCCGACCATATACCGCCGGAACCTGTGACTGCTGGGCAGTTCTTGCTGCCAGGTATTGAAGCGTTCAGTCGATCAGTGATGATATGCTTCAGAAAACGTTGCCCGAGAAAAAACACTATGTAGTGTAAAGTTCCATTACCTTTTGCGCTTGGGTCTCCGGTTTTCTTCCTCTTCAATCTCAGTCTGTATATCAGAGGTTTCCTCAGCTCTGGCCATGTCACGTCTGCCCTTCGCATATGACACTTGAGGAAGAAGTGAGTGTTACATCAGAATGGTTCACTAAAATAGTACATAATCCAATCATCTTGGCTCTGCCATTTGCGCCATTCAAAACATGCGCCAAGTAATTTTCAGAATAAAAAATGATGTATCCACAAATCACCAGGATTCGCAAGAGATCGTAAAATGCGCCACATAGACCAGAAATGTGCAATGTTTACGGGATTTGCGCTATCACGCAAAACCATGGTCCTTCCAATCGTCATAAACAGATACAATACCATCCCATCACAACTATACACATTGTAGCCTTGATACATGCCTTTTATTTCATTACAATGAATGTATCGGATGATAATGAACCAAGACTcactatataaaaataatagtgAAAATATCTCTGCTACAGAAATAACACAGAAATTTGTCAACCCTGGATCATTGACATTAGACAATTTGGGGGAATAAAAATATTGGTAGCATGCATCTGCTATGTTTGCAGATCAAGTTCGAAgtgttttctatgtgttttaAGGGAAATTGTATGAACAATATGTAAAATGCTAATACGCCTACACCATTTTCCAACTAATCCCATTGGCTAATTGGACCTTTGTATGCTCATTACACAGAATGGCGACCAGCTGCACAAACTCTTTCCACCTCATTTTGAAGCTTAGAACAAAAGCTGTGAATACTCTGAAACCAGTCCAGAATATTTTGTTGGTTCCCTCCATGAGGAAGAAACACCACTTTTGAATTGTGCTGGACACCTTATATCACTCATCACCAAGTCTGGAAGTAATATGGTGGATGGGGGTTGGCAATTAAGGGCTACACTGAGTGGTGACACTTACTTAAGATGGTTTTTATGTTGAGAAAAAGATGTTCAAACTAACCCCACTCTCCCTTACTGGTGGTGATATCAGCTAGTTATAAACTTTTGAGACACTGGATCTGGGCGATGGGCCCATGGAAAAATCTACTGTCTTAATCGTGTCCACGGAGACAGTGACAGCTGagacattctttgcatcattTTTTTAGAGTGTCTCAGTGCCCTCGTCAGAATTTGAGAGTTGGCCTTGCTGCCCGCCCCTCATCACTGGCATTGAAGCCCTCCCAAAAGACAGCTTTTCTTAGGCCAGCCCTAGAAATTACAAAACTTTGGTCCTGGAACCAAGCCAAATAAATAGGTGCATGTATGGTCATCAGTTTCACATTCAATGTTACATATGTGAAAGACTGAAAGGTGCATGCTGCTATGGTCGGGACCTCCTGAACTATTGACTGCCACACATTTTCTAGACCACTTTCAGAAACAAAGTAATGCAAAGCTCTGAACTTACCTGATTTCTTGATCACTCTCACAGAGTGAACTGCCCATGTTTCTGTATTGGGTGGTTCGAGGTAGCGCACTGCCTTCTCAAACCGCAGGGCCGTCTTGTAGGGTGGCCAATAGCTCTGGTCTTCTCCTATCATCCAGCACACTGGAACCATTCCGACACCATCTTCCTCCTCAGGGAAAACAACCACTGCATACATGGGGGTGGTGGGGGCAGATGACATAGTGGTGACAGAGGCTGAGGCAGCAGACATGGCGCATAGTCTGAGGTACAAATGAATAACTAGTAACTGTAAGTACTGTAGCTACTGACTGCCATCCATATTATCTTCTCAATGGGACAGGCGCGGTTTTAGAGAcaatattttggggggggggggctaattaTGATGTGACCATCTAAGCAGAGTGCCACCATCAACTGGCGCGAAGAGTACACAAAACTTTTGGAAAATTAGGACCCTCAGATCACCGGAAAAGGCCGTTCCCAACTGCAAAACAGTGTGAAATTATGGTCTTATTTTGAGCATTTatcattttcacacatttaaatGCATTccatggacaatttttttttgggggggggcttaggataaaaaatattggggggctgaAGCCCCCCTAGCTCCCTCATAGAACCGCGCCTGCCATGGGAACATTCTAACCACAGAGAATTGCCAAGAGGCGATAACTGATTACAACAGTACCTAGCAGAGTGCACTCAAACACAAAAATGTAGGAGTGGTATTGCAACATAGCAGTTGGGAGTATGCGGCAAGAGAACACATTTGTTTGTTATGCCTTCGATTGCTGTGTATTCCAACTGATCATCGAGCCGAGAAACATTCCATATGCCAAGGCCATCCGAACTAGTTGGATAAGAAAAGAATGGTCTGGAACTGCGGAACTTCTGGTAAAGAACGAAGGTTTCACCCATGTAATGGAAAATATTCCTGACCAACACTATATCAGATTGCAACTGGATGCAGTAATCGCCATTCGAGAGTTTGACAACAAACTGAGGCAGATGTAGCTGTTCATACTGCAGAGCATTTGAAACCTCTCTTGGCAGAGGCCCCCTTGCATGACTCATCTGGAGAAATTTGGGAACGGATTCCACAGGGAGCGTGGTCTTCAATTCAGAGACACGCCTGATAATTTGCTCCAAAGGTTGAGATGGCTTCCTTACAAGGTGCTTCAGTTGTCCTAGAAAATTCTCAAATGGGAATCCAGAAATATTGTCCAAAGCCCCATATCTCGAGGCATCTGCTGTTAGGTGTGTCAATCCATGGACATTGTACGAAATCATTTCACGACCATACACCTCACCAAAGTGCCTCACAAAGCAATCAAGATACTCCTTTGCAGAACCTAGATAGTCTACACAAAGGGATGGGTTGAGCAGTATGTGCATAGATGCTGACAAGAGCAGAAAGTTCTTATACATATTGCTTGGGAGAACTCTGTGCAAGGCAACTGGCCCAGTATACAGTAGAAATAGCCGAAATTCTGTGGCCTTCCATTGTGGGAATTCTTGAATGGCCCTTGGTTTCCGAGCAAATCCCAAGGGAATATGTTCTTTAAATGCGTTCAGCCTTTGTGAAACAGACTTCAACACTTGGGAACCCTGTCTAGTTTGGAGGGGTCCCTTCACCCAAAGTTTCACAAGCTTCCTTGTCACCCCAAGGCATACCAAATGCATGTAGTCATGGGGGAAGCTGAGGACCAAGTCCAATTCTAACTCTGTTCATGGAGTTGGGCCTAGATGGTGTCCATCATCTTGATTCTCTCTGAAACACTGATCAGTACGCGTGGGAGCTCCAGTTTCTGGGAACACAACTCTGTTCACATGGTATGAACCATACTGGGTGCACCTATCACACCCTAAGTAACCACTGTGTCCTTTTATGTTTTTCACGAAGGCACGAGCAGGAGCATCACAGACAAAACACGAAATAATTAGGCAGTAGTGGTTGGAATTGTGAATAAATCCCTCTCTGGAAAGGTGCTTTGCCTCTGTAATGAAGTCTGAAAGAAACACACGGTCCAGTGGTTTCTTAGTGCCATGGAAGAGACCGATGAGAAAAGGCTTTCTAGAAGTTGTTTTAGCAACCAATCCTAAAATAGGCCAGAACTGAGCATTCGTGCTTTTATGAAGAGGTAATCCATCAATatttatttgcagataaattgTGGCAGCTGCAAGAATGTCAGAGTTATTGATAACTGTTCTGAGCCCTTCTTCAACTCCAAAATGATGGTAAGAACCACCAGACACTGTTTGCACTTCGTAGCTCacttttgttttcaacaaaGACCGGGGATCTTTTGGAAGAGAAGGATGATGCTTTCCAAGAACAGATAATAACCCAGTGAGGGCACAATGGGTGATTTTATTTGAAGCAGCCCAAGCAGCAAGTTCTGCTCTCAGTTCAGGATCTTCTGTTTGATCATCGATATTGTCTTCGTCATCACTCAGTTGAGGATCTTCTGTAAGACCAACAATACTGTCTTCGTCATCACAACTAGCCTCATAATCTGAATGATAGGCATCAGAGCAGCTGTCATAATCTCCGAATACGAAACTCcctgcatcatcatcatcatcaacataaaTCTCTCCAGTGTCTTCTCTGTCCTCATGCTCAAGCTGTTCACTGCCTACACTTCCTACATGTGTCACTTGATCACCCTCCGGTTCTTCAATGCTAGGTGAATGGCATTCAGATTCAGAAATCAAGTCATCATTTTCTATGTTAGGCAAATGACAATCTGAAACTGAGTGTAGACTTTCATCTTGAAGTTCGTCGGGCACTACTAATATACTAGAAAGCTCTTCAGCATCTTTGCTCACAATTCCTAAATGTCTTTCTACTTCTGCATTTATTCTCCTGCGTTTTGTTGACTTTGATGGAGTCTTCTCAATCTGGGATCGCTCTTCCATCAACTATCTGCAATGAAAGAAAAGCATTCGTGTACAGGATATAACATGTGATCATCGGAGAATAGGCCTTTCAACATGACAGGGGGCACAGTGCATCATGGGTCAGGGCAGGTTACTTACCAATGAAACATGGCATACAGATCAGAGCACCGAAGGCCAGTGAATAGGACATTCCTGCGAATTACCAAGGGCACACAGGCCAGTGCTGCCCCTTCTGACAGAAAAGTAATCCACAATTTCTAAAAATTgattttacatatttcatactCCTTTTGGTCTCACTCATGTATCTCCTGCACTCCTAATGGGCGTATAGGCCTATTGTGTTTGGTCACTGGAATGAAATCCCAACACCTGAGACTTTGTTCAAAATCTGCAGCACCGAAAGGTTACCCTTTCCCACCGAAAGGCAAAATATTTATCGGCACTATTTTTCTGATCCAATAATCCCATGTTCTACTGGGGCAAGATTGTATTTTGGAGGGGCTGGAATTATCCGGAGGCCACCAAGGCCACCGCCTTCAGATTTTTGGCAATGGCCTTGGTGCCCCACAAAATTTACCTTTTTGAGGCCATTTGGCCTCTGGTGCCAACCCAAACTAGCACATAGAAGCCTAGAAGGCAATACAATTTCACTGGCTTGGCCTTTGGTGCCCTGACAGTTTTATAATGTGCCCTGCCCTCCCCCTCCTGAAACCTTGATTCCAGCCCTGATTTTGAGAGAACCAATTAAAAACAAGTGGGTTCTCGAACCGCTAGTCTCGCCTGTTTCGCGATCAGCGGTTTTATTGTTACAGTATTTATTTAGTTGCAACCATTTCGATCGGTTGGGTATGTAGGAATTTTCAGGTAGGCCGATAAACAGATCAGTAAAAAGCATCTTAAAGGTTGTGGGTTGCCAGCATTTACGTGACTTACATATAAAAGCAAGGATATGGTGAAATTCATGAACATTGAATGCATCAAAAAGGTTATAGGACCATAGGCATTAAGTTTT
Proteins encoded in this window:
- the LOC139984542 gene encoding uncharacterized protein is translated as MSAASASVTTMSSAPTTPMYAVVVFPEEEDGVGMVPVCWMIGEDQSYWPPYKTALRFEKAVRYLEPPNTETWAVHSVRVIKKSVSYAKGRRDMARAEETSDIQTEIEEEENRRPKRKRTARKIFTSSSEDSDVGDNPYADPPATNQMVSQAPQQPDASHLGLTPTSAMQTPAPARQTPAPARQTPAPARQTPAPARHTPAPARQTPAPARQTPARQTPAPVRQTPARQIPALARQTPAPARQTPAR